One Granulicella sp. 5B5 DNA window includes the following coding sequences:
- a CDS encoding CHC2 zinc finger domain-containing protein, protein MARIPEDEVERLKREVSVQRLAEARGIKLRRLGADLHGLCPFHDDKTPSLIITPKKNLWHCMGACNAGGTAIDWVMRADGISFRHAVELLRADHLSATPIQPVKVGTVRKLPPPVAREADDRLLLKQVTDYYNETLKQSPEAMKYLQSRGLTSSEMIDRFRLGFANRTLGYRLPAKNRAAGAEMRGRLQTLGVLRESGHEHFNGSIVIPVFNRSGEVVEMYGRKITANLREGTPDHLYLPGAHAGVWNEEAVAVSKEIILCESLIDALSFWSAGFRNVTASYGVNGFTADHRAAFEKHGTERVYIAYDRDEAGDKAAAALAVELMQMGIECFRVMFPKGMDANEYSLKVQPAAKSFGVLLNKAEWLGKGKRAMGDAKPRVIEMDIQPEPEPEPIIEPEPAVIEAAAKEEIIEEESILAEIESQVEAAVEPVEEEPEPAPAASPIEIKKDVPLLAAMPEPVAAMEPAAAPAPTIDVPVEVRGEDIFLTQGDRRYRVRGLNKNMSYELLKVNVLVSGHTPRGESAFHVDTLDLYSARQRGVYMKQAAEELGIKEEVIRRDLGRLLLKLEELQDEQIKQALAPKEDAVTISDEDRAAAMELLCDPRLLERIVEDFARCGVVGEETNKLVGYLGVVSRHLDAPLAVIVQSSSAAGKSSLMEAVLAFLPEEQRVQYSAMTGQSLFYMGETDLKHKVLAIVEEEGAHSASYALKLLQSEGVLTIASTGKDPATGRLLTHQYRVEGPVMIFLTTTAIHLDEELLNRCLVLSVNEEREQTQAIHRVQREAQTLEGLLKRRDRDAILAVHRNAQRLLKPVFVANPYARELTFQDAQTRTRRDHMKYLTLIRTIALLHQHQRPRKMVEHRGRAVEYIEVTLTDIATANKLAHEVLGRSLDELPPQTRRLLLAIDTMVAAECDRQKMERSDYRFSRRDVRAYTGWGDTQLKVHLHRLEEMEYLLIHRGGRGQSMVYELMFARPSDGGRPVLGGLIDVDALSKYRYDEKKSGPAGQSSGSSRPQVGGVSGAVKVASPPASMRVPEEIEFGIAESTYTGAQRNGHYALAMQGVK, encoded by the coding sequence ATGGCAAGAATCCCGGAGGATGAGGTCGAGCGGCTCAAGAGAGAAGTCTCTGTCCAGCGGCTTGCGGAGGCGCGAGGGATCAAACTGCGTCGGCTGGGGGCCGACCTGCACGGCCTCTGCCCGTTCCACGACGACAAAACGCCGTCGCTTATCATCACTCCGAAAAAGAACCTGTGGCACTGCATGGGAGCCTGCAACGCGGGCGGGACGGCCATCGACTGGGTGATGCGGGCCGATGGCATCAGCTTCCGTCATGCGGTCGAGCTGTTGCGGGCCGACCATCTGTCGGCCACGCCGATCCAGCCGGTGAAGGTGGGCACGGTGCGGAAGCTGCCGCCGCCAGTCGCGCGTGAGGCGGACGACCGGCTGCTGCTGAAACAGGTTACGGACTACTACAACGAGACGCTAAAGCAGTCGCCGGAGGCGATGAAGTACCTGCAATCGCGCGGCCTCACATCGTCGGAGATGATCGACCGGTTCCGACTGGGCTTCGCCAACCGGACGCTGGGGTACAGACTACCGGCGAAGAACCGCGCCGCCGGTGCGGAGATGCGTGGCCGGTTGCAAACGCTGGGCGTGTTGCGGGAGAGCGGCCATGAGCACTTCAACGGCTCCATCGTGATCCCGGTGTTCAATCGCTCCGGTGAAGTGGTCGAGATGTATGGGCGGAAGATCACGGCGAATCTCCGCGAGGGAACGCCCGACCATCTGTATCTTCCCGGCGCTCATGCGGGCGTGTGGAACGAAGAGGCCGTGGCCGTCTCGAAAGAAATCATCCTGTGCGAATCGCTCATCGACGCGCTGAGCTTCTGGAGTGCGGGCTTCCGCAACGTGACGGCCAGCTACGGCGTAAACGGCTTCACAGCCGATCATCGTGCGGCCTTCGAGAAGCATGGCACGGAGCGCGTGTACATCGCCTACGACCGCGACGAAGCGGGCGACAAAGCCGCCGCCGCGCTTGCGGTGGAGCTGATGCAGATGGGTATCGAGTGCTTCCGTGTGATGTTCCCGAAGGGCATGGATGCGAACGAATACTCGCTCAAAGTGCAGCCAGCAGCGAAGAGCTTCGGCGTGTTGCTCAATAAGGCTGAGTGGCTGGGCAAGGGCAAACGGGCGATGGGCGATGCGAAGCCGCGCGTGATCGAGATGGACATCCAGCCGGAGCCAGAGCCGGAACCCATCATCGAGCCTGAGCCAGCAGTGATCGAAGCAGCGGCTAAAGAAGAAATCATCGAAGAAGAATCCATACTGGCCGAGATCGAGAGCCAGGTCGAAGCCGCCGTCGAACCCGTCGAAGAAGAACCAGAGCCAGCCCCCGCAGCATCCCCCATCGAAATCAAAAAGGATGTTCCTCTCTTAGCCGCCATGCCGGAGCCGGTTGCGGCGATGGAGCCAGCGGCAGCGCCCGCACCGACCATCGACGTGCCGGTGGAGGTGCGCGGCGAAGACATCTTCCTCACGCAGGGCGACCGCCGCTATCGCGTGCGCGGCCTGAATAAAAACATGAGCTACGAGCTGTTGAAGGTGAACGTGCTTGTCTCCGGCCATACGCCGCGCGGCGAGTCGGCCTTCCACGTCGACACGCTCGACCTGTACTCCGCGCGGCAGCGCGGGGTGTACATGAAACAGGCAGCGGAGGAACTGGGTATCAAAGAAGAAGTCATCCGCCGCGACCTTGGCCGGTTGCTGTTGAAGCTGGAGGAGCTGCAGGACGAGCAGATCAAACAGGCCCTCGCTCCAAAAGAAGATGCCGTGACCATCAGCGACGAGGACCGGGCCGCAGCGATGGAGCTGCTATGCGACCCACGGTTGCTAGAGCGCATCGTCGAGGACTTCGCCCGGTGCGGTGTGGTGGGCGAGGAAACAAACAAGCTCGTCGGCTATCTCGGCGTCGTCTCCCGTCACTTGGATGCGCCGCTAGCCGTGATCGTGCAGTCGTCCTCCGCAGCGGGCAAAAGCTCGCTGATGGAAGCGGTGCTGGCGTTCCTGCCCGAAGAGCAGCGCGTGCAATACTCCGCGATGACGGGCCAGTCGCTCTTCTACATGGGCGAAACCGACTTGAAGCACAAGGTACTCGCCATCGTCGAAGAAGAGGGCGCACACTCGGCTTCGTATGCGTTGAAGCTGTTGCAGTCGGAGGGCGTGTTGACCATCGCCAGCACTGGCAAAGACCCAGCCACAGGCCGACTGCTGACGCATCAGTACCGCGTCGAAGGGCCGGTGATGATCTTCCTTACGACGACGGCGATCCACTTGGACGAGGAGCTGTTGAACCGCTGCCTCGTCCTCTCCGTCAACGAAGAGCGCGAACAAACACAGGCGATCCATCGTGTGCAGCGTGAGGCGCAGACGCTTGAAGGCTTGCTCAAACGGCGCGACCGCGATGCGATCCTCGCCGTGCATCGCAACGCGCAGCGTCTTCTTAAGCCCGTCTTCGTGGCGAACCCGTATGCGCGAGAGCTGACGTTCCAGGACGCGCAGACCCGGACGCGGCGCGACCACATGAAGTACCTCACGCTCATCCGCACAATAGCGTTGCTCCATCAGCATCAGCGGCCCCGGAAGATGGTCGAGCATCGAGGCCGCGCGGTCGAGTACATCGAGGTCACGCTGACCGACATCGCGACGGCCAACAAACTCGCGCATGAGGTGCTGGGCCGTTCGCTCGATGAGCTGCCGCCGCAGACGCGGCGGTTGCTGCTGGCGATCGACACAATGGTCGCTGCCGAGTGCGATCGACAGAAGATGGAGCGATCGGACTATCGCTTCTCGCGGCGCGACGTGCGGGCCTATACGGGCTGGGGCGATACGCAGTTGAAAGTCCATCTGCATCGGCTGGAAGAGATGGAGTACCTGTTGATCCATCGCGGCGGCCGAGGCCAGAGCATGGTCTACGAGCTGATGTTCGCGCGGCCGAGTGACGGCGGCCGCCCGGTGTTGGGCGGCCTGATCGACGTGGACGCGCTCTCGAAATATCGCTACGACGAAAAGAAGTCGGGGCCAGCGGGCCAGTCGTCGGGGTCAAGTCGGCCCCAAGTCGGCGGGGTGTCGGGTGCGGTTAAAGTAGCCTCGCCGCCAGCATCCATGCGGGTTCCAGAGGAGATCGAGTTCGGCATCGCCGAAAGCACGTATACGGGCGCGCAGCGAAACGGCCACTACGCCCTGGCGATGCAGGGGGTGAAGTGA
- the xerC gene encoding site-specific tyrosine recombinase XerC encodes MPPTQLAALLNEHVAALRVRDYSENTIRNQHLHVRYFLEWCAERGLTEPVEVTRPVLERYQRHLFHQRKRDGEPLSFRSQHAKLVALRSWFKWLTRQNHILHNPASELELPRLPHRLPRHVLTAQEAEQVLQQPDIHDPIGLRDRAILEVLYSTGMRRMEVISLKLYDLDTERGTILIRLGKGKKDRFVPVGDRAVAWLEKYVREARPQLSTEPDNGTLFLAHTGEEINRDMLTMTVRAYVVKAKTGKSGACHLFRHTMATLMLEGGADVRFIQEMLGHARLDTTQIYTRVSIRMLKQIHSASHPAAMLRANDHEDGEAMLVQSHMWPGDPAPTAEELFAALDSEDDDENA; translated from the coding sequence ATGCCGCCGACGCAGCTTGCGGCCTTGCTCAACGAGCACGTAGCCGCGCTGCGTGTGCGGGACTACTCGGAGAACACCATCCGCAACCAGCATCTCCATGTCCGTTACTTCCTGGAGTGGTGCGCCGAGCGTGGGCTGACCGAGCCGGTCGAAGTGACGCGGCCTGTGCTGGAGCGGTATCAGCGCCATCTCTTCCATCAGCGCAAACGCGACGGCGAGCCCCTGAGCTTCCGTTCGCAGCACGCGAAGCTGGTTGCTCTGCGGTCGTGGTTCAAGTGGCTAACGCGACAGAATCACATCCTTCATAATCCGGCGTCGGAGCTGGAGCTGCCCCGCCTTCCGCATCGTCTACCCCGCCATGTGCTGACCGCTCAGGAGGCCGAGCAGGTCTTGCAGCAGCCCGACATCCACGATCCCATCGGCCTGCGCGACCGGGCGATCTTAGAGGTGCTGTACTCAACCGGGATGCGCCGCATGGAGGTGATATCGCTAAAGCTCTACGACCTCGACACCGAACGCGGGACGATCCTCATCCGTCTGGGCAAGGGCAAAAAAGACCGCTTCGTTCCGGTCGGCGACCGGGCCGTCGCATGGCTCGAAAAGTATGTGCGTGAGGCCCGCCCGCAGCTCTCCACCGAGCCGGACAATGGGACGCTCTTCCTCGCGCACACTGGCGAAGAGATCAACCGCGACATGCTGACCATGACGGTGCGGGCGTATGTAGTCAAAGCGAAGACCGGAAAGAGCGGCGCTTGCCATCTCTTCCGCCACACGATGGCGACGCTGATGCTGGAGGGCGGAGCGGACGTTCGCTTCATCCAGGAGATGCTCGGCCATGCGCGGCTCGACACCACGCAAATCTATACCCGCGTCTCGATCCGAATGCTCAAGCAAATCCACTCCGCATCCCATCCCGCCGCGATGCTCAGAGCAAACGATCATGAAGACGGCGAAGCCATGCTCGTTCAGAGCCATATGTGGCCCGGCGATCCGGCCCCCACTGCGGAGGAACTGTTCGCCGCTCTCGACTCCGAAGACGATGACGAAAACGCTTAA
- a CDS encoding type IV secretion system DNA-binding domain-containing protein yields the protein MAEWGRKEYKKPWPSRWHVWTWAAFFLSGVFFFGVFCLDYWHGWTAAERLYLLDYLRSGVRGKASATMTGKYTLLEGVDAKGQAQLILGDEIEPTTGPDGKLAYRLTDDGIKDGLVRLQSTTGMYNERALHALMGRWVFRHDDIWGYVARPFGYSLAFFLLALFVAVPKDRARRMIWKHGRRLRGPELATTAEFNTKLGRSKGLRVHLPDGVAFINEEQSWYDRTFHKALSCWARIPRDREAMHFLIVGDSGTGKSAAIRQMLAQISDRGEAAIVYDPAMEYLPQFYSERRGDVVLNPLDARCPFWSPGDEVPHEAEALTLAASLFPEQGRENRFFVEAPRKIFAHLINLRPTPEQLTYWMCNPHEIDQHVRGTEMAAMIDRGAAAQRSGVLGSLNMVADAFKLLPKESETQRRWSTVEWAKERKGWVFLTSKPTMRERMRPLISLWLDLLVLRLMNEGLGTPRKTWFVLDELASLQRLPQLTTAITENRKSNNPMVLGFQGKAQVESLYGHVAEAMLSQPATKIFLKTSEPYASEWISKAIGEVEVERFRESRTRGFPRGRESEQRDIMREPLVMASEVGGLDPLHGYLKHGNLVVRMRFPYMELASHAEKFVARKMTTPAAATTATAPATPARGPVKDEPVMQPAPQRKPPQSAPRPVQKKQEQEQPAAVNEQHPFFE from the coding sequence ATGGCGGAGTGGGGACGGAAAGAGTACAAGAAGCCGTGGCCGAGCCGGTGGCATGTGTGGACGTGGGCGGCGTTTTTCCTTAGCGGCGTGTTCTTCTTCGGGGTGTTCTGCCTGGACTACTGGCATGGGTGGACAGCCGCCGAGCGGCTGTACCTGCTGGACTATCTCAGGAGCGGTGTGCGGGGCAAAGCATCGGCGACGATGACGGGCAAGTACACGCTGCTGGAGGGCGTGGACGCGAAGGGCCAGGCACAGCTCATCCTCGGCGACGAGATCGAGCCGACGACCGGGCCGGACGGCAAGCTGGCGTACCGGCTGACGGACGACGGCATCAAGGACGGGCTGGTGCGGTTGCAATCGACGACGGGCATGTACAACGAGCGTGCGCTGCACGCTCTGATGGGCCGCTGGGTGTTCCGCCACGATGACATCTGGGGCTACGTGGCGAGGCCGTTCGGCTACTCGCTGGCGTTCTTCCTGCTGGCCTTGTTCGTGGCCGTGCCGAAGGACCGGGCGCGGCGGATGATCTGGAAACATGGGCGCAGGTTGCGCGGCCCGGAGCTGGCGACGACGGCGGAGTTCAACACCAAGCTGGGGCGCTCGAAAGGGCTGCGCGTGCATCTGCCGGACGGGGTTGCGTTCATCAACGAAGAGCAGAGCTGGTACGACCGAACCTTCCATAAAGCTCTGAGCTGCTGGGCGCGTATCCCGCGCGACCGCGAGGCGATGCACTTCCTCATCGTGGGCGACAGCGGCACCGGAAAATCGGCGGCCATCCGGCAGATGCTCGCACAGATCAGCGACCGTGGCGAGGCCGCTATCGTGTACGACCCGGCGATGGAATATCTGCCGCAGTTTTACTCGGAGCGACGTGGCGACGTGGTGCTGAATCCGTTGGACGCGCGGTGTCCGTTCTGGAGTCCGGGCGATGAGGTTCCGCACGAGGCCGAGGCCCTTACCTTAGCCGCTTCTCTGTTCCCGGAGCAGGGCCGGGAGAACAGGTTCTTCGTCGAAGCTCCGCGCAAAATCTTCGCTCACTTAATCAATCTCAGGCCGACGCCGGAGCAGCTCACGTACTGGATGTGCAACCCGCACGAGATCGACCAACACGTTCGAGGAACCGAGATGGCGGCGATGATCGACCGGGGCGCAGCGGCGCAGCGCAGCGGTGTTTTAGGTTCGCTGAACATGGTCGCGGATGCGTTCAAGCTGCTGCCCAAAGAGAGCGAGACACAGCGGCGATGGAGCACGGTGGAGTGGGCGAAAGAGCGCAAGGGATGGGTGTTCTTAACGTCGAAGCCGACGATGCGCGAGAGGATGCGACCGCTCATCAGCCTGTGGCTCGACTTGCTTGTGTTGCGGCTGATGAACGAGGGGCTGGGCACGCCGCGCAAGACATGGTTCGTGCTGGACGAGCTGGCGAGCTTGCAGCGGTTGCCGCAGCTCACGACGGCCATCACGGAGAACAGAAAATCGAACAATCCGATGGTGCTGGGCTTCCAGGGCAAGGCGCAGGTGGAGTCTCTGTACGGCCACGTCGCGGAGGCGATGCTGTCGCAGCCCGCGACGAAGATCTTCCTCAAGACCAGCGAGCCGTATGCGTCGGAGTGGATCTCAAAAGCCATCGGCGAAGTGGAGGTCGAACGCTTCCGCGAGTCGCGCACGCGGGGCTTCCCGCGCGGGCGGGAGAGCGAGCAGCGGGACATCATGCGCGAGCCGCTGGTCATGGCGTCGGAGGTGGGCGGGCTTGACCCGTTGCATGGGTACTTGAAGCACGGCAACCTCGTGGTGCGGATGCGCTTCCCGTACATGGAGCTGGCGAGCCACGCGGAGAAGTTCGTCGCGCGGAAGATGACGACGCCGGCAGCGGCAACAACGGCCACAGCGCCGGCGACGCCGGCGAGAGGGCCGGTGAAAGATGAGCCGGTGATGCAGCCAGCGCCGCAGCGGAAGCCGCCCCAATCCGCGCCCAGACCCGTCCAAAAGAAGCAGGAGCAAGAGCAGCCCGCAGCAGTGAACGAACAGCATCCGTTCTTCGAGTGA
- the mobF gene encoding MobF family relaxase: MVTLSKPISSGQAQAYHKEEFANAKENYYTEGERVRGEWQGQLAERWGLTGEVQEQQFARLSEGQHPATGEQLVRHQTAREYENERGDVVRSMEHRAGWDATFSAPKSVSLTALVGGDDQVREAHRESVRVALDEMEKYVQARMGGNAPAQTTGAWAVAKFEHDSSRPVDGYAAPQLHTHAVVFNVTETADGNTRALQPQELYKTQQYATAVYRSELAARLQGMGYEIERGEHGQPEIKGYTREYLEASSPRRQQIEEHMEAAGRSGAGAAQIAAHQTRDAKQPLSHEEVRAQHQKMAAEYGQQPQRVLTEAAQRPGVELRPEPSQRAAHDGMSYARERGMEREAVTDERSLMRDALKHTMGDARLPEIKAEFDKRVQSSELIEVPRREGLAGRAFTTGEMQGYEREIIDRMKMGQGNRDVLADGNVREQTMQQHAHLSVSQRHAVDTVLTSRDQMMALEGVAGAGKTTSLAAVREAAVHAGYEVEGLAPTSRAAQKLGEAGMETETLQRHLARGEQPDDGQKKLYVVDESSMASTKQMHTFVERLRENDRVLFVGDTRQHEAVEAGRPYAQLQEAGFARRTWMRSSGRKTHR; the protein is encoded by the coding sequence ATGGTCACACTATCGAAACCCATCAGCTCCGGCCAGGCACAGGCGTATCACAAGGAAGAGTTCGCCAATGCTAAAGAGAACTACTACACCGAAGGCGAGCGCGTGCGCGGCGAGTGGCAGGGCCAGCTTGCGGAGCGGTGGGGCTTGACGGGTGAAGTGCAGGAGCAGCAGTTCGCGCGGCTCAGTGAGGGCCAGCATCCAGCGACCGGCGAGCAGCTAGTGCGGCATCAGACCGCGCGTGAATATGAGAACGAGCGCGGCGACGTGGTGCGTTCTATGGAGCACCGGGCCGGATGGGATGCGACGTTCAGCGCACCGAAATCCGTATCGCTGACGGCGTTGGTTGGCGGCGACGATCAAGTGCGCGAAGCCCACAGAGAGAGCGTGCGCGTTGCGCTCGATGAGATGGAGAAATACGTGCAGGCCCGCATGGGCGGCAACGCTCCGGCGCAGACGACCGGCGCGTGGGCCGTCGCCAAGTTCGAGCATGACAGCAGCCGCCCTGTTGATGGCTACGCCGCGCCGCAGCTCCACACGCACGCAGTCGTGTTCAATGTGACCGAAACAGCGGACGGCAACACGCGAGCGTTGCAGCCGCAGGAGCTGTACAAAACGCAGCAGTACGCGACGGCGGTGTATCGGTCGGAGCTTGCGGCGCGGTTGCAGGGCATGGGCTACGAGATCGAGCGCGGCGAGCATGGACAACCGGAGATCAAAGGCTACACGCGCGAGTATCTTGAAGCATCGAGTCCGCGGCGGCAGCAGATCGAAGAGCACATGGAGGCCGCGGGGCGCAGCGGCGCCGGGGCCGCGCAGATCGCGGCGCATCAGACGCGCGATGCCAAGCAGCCGCTCTCGCACGAAGAGGTGCGGGCGCAACATCAAAAGATGGCCGCAGAGTACGGCCAGCAACCGCAGCGTGTTCTTACCGAGGCGGCGCAGCGGCCAGGTGTGGAGCTGAGGCCGGAGCCATCGCAACGTGCAGCGCATGACGGCATGAGCTACGCGCGAGAGCGCGGCATGGAGCGCGAGGCCGTGACCGATGAGCGTTCGCTGATGCGTGACGCCCTGAAACATACGATGGGCGATGCGCGGTTGCCAGAGATAAAAGCCGAGTTCGATAAGCGTGTGCAGTCTTCGGAGCTGATAGAGGTTCCACGTCGAGAGGGGCTTGCGGGCCGTGCGTTCACGACCGGCGAGATGCAGGGTTACGAACGCGAGATCATCGACCGGATGAAGATGGGCCAGGGCAATCGTGATGTGTTGGCCGATGGCAACGTGCGCGAACAGACGATGCAGCAGCACGCGCATCTGAGCGTGAGCCAGCGGCACGCGGTCGATACCGTGCTGACCAGCCGCGATCAGATGATGGCTCTTGAAGGCGTGGCCGGGGCCGGGAAAACAACTTCCTTAGCCGCCGTTCGTGAAGCCGCTGTCCATGCGGGATATGAGGTCGAAGGGCTTGCGCCGACATCGCGGGCCGCGCAAAAGCTGGGCGAAGCGGGCATGGAGACAGAGACGTTGCAACGGCATCTTGCACGCGGCGAGCAGCCCGACGACGGACAGAAAAAACTCTACGTGGTCGATGAGTCGAGCATGGCGAGCACCAAGCAGATGCACACGTTCGTCGAGCGGCTAAGGGAAAATGATCGTGTGTTGTTCGTCGGCGACACGCGGCAGCATGAGGCCGTCGAAGCGGGCAGGCCCTACGCGCAGTTGCAGGAGGCGGGCTTCGCACGGCGCACTTGGATGAGATCATCCGGCAGAAAGACCCATCGCTGA
- a CDS encoding helix-turn-helix transcriptional regulator: MPKKSKLAPTPAQKETLGLRLAQVRKERGLTQVELAERTGLIQVVVSDYERGRLRLPADMAVRFAEVLGVTVDELLQSRKKSGAAKTTKQPSLKLVRRMEQIESLPIYQQRALLTTIDTFIAAAEAK, from the coding sequence ATGCCGAAGAAGTCCAAGCTCGCCCCCACGCCCGCCCAGAAGGAGACGCTGGGCCTCCGCCTCGCCCAGGTTCGCAAGGAACGGGGACTCACTCAGGTTGAGCTGGCCGAACGCACCGGCCTGATTCAGGTCGTCGTCTCCGATTACGAACGTGGCAGGCTACGCCTCCCTGCGGACATGGCCGTGCGGTTTGCCGAGGTCCTGGGCGTCACCGTCGATGAGCTGTTGCAGTCGCGTAAGAAGAGCGGCGCGGCGAAGACGACGAAGCAGCCCAGCCTTAAGCTCGTGCGACGGATGGAGCAGATTGAGAGCCTGCCCATCTATCAGCAGCGGGCTTTGCTGACGACCATCGACACGTTCATCGCCGCCGCCGAAGCCAAGTAG